Genomic segment of Peromyscus leucopus breed LL Stock chromosome 23, UCI_PerLeu_2.1, whole genome shotgun sequence:
aggtagaaacaggaggatcagaagttcaaggctgggTCGGGGGAAGTGGCTccgttggcagagtgcttgcctagcatgcacaaaagcCCGGCGTCTATCCTTAGTGCTTCAttaaactgggcatagtggtgcacgccaCATTGACATTGCTCTGTGACTTCTAACAGTTCTCCCCTGTGTCAAGCAACTCAAAGAAAACACAGATTCAAGCAATGGATTATTTTAATCCCGGGAGCTTCCAAGGCTCCGTTCCATGCCTGTGCTCtctataatatgtacatatacatacatactacaatatatatatatatccatccatccatccatctatctatctaaactaTATTGAGCCTTCCTAATAAGTCATTTATTGCCCACCTCTTGTGTTTGACCTAACATCCTTGAGACTATCAGGTACAATCTTTTTAGAAAGGTACAAACAACTTCCACCAACCTGAAGGCTAAGAACGTTCTTGGATAGCATCTGAGATGGCCTCTCTTTCCTGTGACCCGCCTACCTGATGTATTTGAGAAATACCTTgacttatgactttctttgtcctTTATTAATGTAAAACTTGATGACACTGTTACCACATTGGGCCATGgtatttggggtaacctaaatctgatTCTGGACCATGGTCACTTCTTTTGGTTTCAGAATAAATCATCTTATTACCTTTCAGGTGTGAGCTATGTTTTGTGTTAAGGAGGGAGGGGACCCTTTTAGTCACAGAATTATTCAAATGTATACAACGTGTACCGATCAGTCTGCTTTCACAATCATCAGCATTAgctactgtttttcttttagtgtgtgtgtgtgtgtgtgtgtgtgtgtgtgtgtgtgttatatgcatgtgtgtgcacctgtgtgttcAGGTGCAGGtgccacacctgtgtgtgtgtgtgtgtgtgtgtgtgtgtgtgtagagatgagcatcagatgtctttctcttcttctttttttttttttcttcacagctgaggactgaacccagggtcttgagcttgctaggcaagcactctaccactgagctaaatccccaacccctagatgtctttctctatcacgTCATTGCACATCTTATTTGTTAAGACAGGGACTCAATGTGAGCCTGGAACCCAATGTTTtgggcaggctggctggccagtgaccccCTGGGATTCGCCTGTCTTCTCCattcagcactggggttacagatactgcacctggcttttccatagatgctgggaatcaaaactcaAGATTTTTTGGGGGGTAGAGTGGAGGTGTTCTccgtgtaaccctggctgtcctggaactcaatctgtagaggAAGCTattctcgaactcagagatccacttgcctctggctCCGAACTCAGATCTaaagcttgtacagcaagcactcgACCCATGAGTCACCCCCACGATTGCTTCACCTCCAGCGTTCCTGTCAGCTCCTGTGTCCCACGCTCTGGATTATGGCATTCCTGTTTCTTCTAGGGAGCTGCAGTGGGGCCCGTTACTCATGGTCTTTATGGGAGATCCTTGAGGAACCCTTTAACACGAATTCTCTGAATCATTCTACACTTGCTTCCTGTCACTGCCCCAAGAGATTCAGCCTTCAGCAAGAGTGTCCAACTTATGACCATCTAGGTCCTCGATGAAGATAAACAGCAGCTTGGTTGTTTTCTTGTTGAAGAACCACAGAACCAGGCAATGTTGTAACTGGCAGTTCCTTGCTCCAGCTCATgagaataaaatgtgaaaatttaaaaaaaaagtcatattttctccaggcatggtggtgcatgcctttaattccagcactcaggaaatagaggcaggagggtctctgtgagtttgaggccatcctggtctatagagtgagttttaggacagcaagagatgcatagtgagaccctatctcaaatgaacaaacaaacaaacaaacaaatcccaaaaATTAATACAGAAAGGTTTCtactctattattttttttttttttttttttttttactcagactgacctcaaactccttatgtagctaaggatgaccttgaattcctgatcctcctgttctgcctcccaaatactggtatTTCAGGCTTGTGCCTCCACACCAGGCTAAACTTCTATTGTTTCTGAAACGTGTAAAAGAAACGACGTTGTCTACCCTTTGCAGACTGGCAAAGGGTATCACCTACTCTAGCTGCTGCACTGTATCAATAATTTGTCCCCATTATTGCTCAGTgttattttatgatatttatgtACATTTTAGCCCTTTATCTGTTGAAGGACATTACTAGTTTGGGGCTATGAGAAAAGGTGAGGCAAACATGTGTGTACAAGTTTTCAATTGCCCAAGGATGAGAGGTCACaattttgggttttagttaaccGGGTCTCTCATAGCCCAAGGTGTCCACCAagtccctatgtagccaaggctggccctgaattcctCCTGATCCATTTCTGCTTCCAACGCCCAAGATGTCATTGCTTTTAAGGTCTTTTGTGTGTGGGAGGATTGGGATGCGAATTTTAATAGTGTGTGCTTAAGTgcagaggtcggaggacaacttgtgggagtcagttctctcgtTCCATCCCGGGTGACTTTGGAATTGAGCTCAGAtcgtcaggcttgatggcaagctcctttaacctcggagccatcttTTCGGCCCCCAGGATGTGCACTTAAAATTAAGGTAATATTCCGTAAATTCCTACAGTATTTCCTACTCAAATACAAGAATTCAGGGACTTTGCAACGAACCCGCTTCCACGTACAGGGAAGCTTTGATCGACGTTCAGAAGTCACCGAAACCTTTAGAACGCTCTGGGGGCACCGCGCAGGACGTCTCCATACGAGGGCAGTGACCATTTTGTTTCAGTGAAAGAGGACGAACACTCTAATCCCAGAACAAATGCGAAGACGATTTTGACAGGTAAGGACGCCACATCCGCGTTCCCGAAAGGACCAGTAGTCTTGCAGGGGATCCGTAGGGCACCTACGCACCGGCGCGCTAACGCCCCGCCTTAAGGGTGAAGTCAGTTCGTGAGGGCGGAAGTGCGCCCGCCCGGAAGCTGGAGGGTGGAGCGATGGGAATGACGCGCAGGAGCGCCAATGGAGTGCCACGGCGGGCTTGTTGTCTTACCCCGGTGGGTAAGGGCTAACGGTTTCCGGTAGTGGTAGCCCCCCCGAGAGGTGGAGCAAAGAGGCGGGGACGCGTCCCGAAAGCCCGGACCCCTGCAGCGCCTGCGAGATGATGGGCTACGAGGCGTCCGAGTTGGAGTCTATGGAGGGCGAAGAGGCCGTGGAGGCCCCGGGACCAGCCCCGGAGCCGCGAGCCCCGGAGCCGCGAGCCCCCGAGCCGGAGCCCGAGCCGGGCTTGGACTTGAGCCTGAGTCCGAGCCCGTTGCCCGAGAGTCCGGAGCGGCGGGGCGGCAGCCCGGGACGGCGGAGGGGGCGTCGGGGCGGCAGCCGGAGGGGGCGGCAGGTGAGCAGCGGCGAAGCCCCGGACCCCTGCTCGCCTAGCGTCCGGGACTCGGCCGCTCACCGTTCCGCCCTCTACTCCCAGGTTCGTTTTCACCTGGCGCCGTCCTCCCCGGTGCGGTCCGAGCCGCTGCTCGCCTCCGGTGCACCGAGCGACGATTCCGCGGCGCCGCACGAGCTGGAGGCGCCGGCCCTGCAGAGCAGCCTGGCTTTGAGTCTGGAGCTGCAGCATGCGCGCGCCGCCGTCGCCAGCGGCCAGTTTGATGCCTCGAAGGCGGTGGAGGAGCAGCTGAGAAAGTCGTTCCAGACCCGCTGCGTCCTGGAGGAGACCGTGGCGGAGGGTGAGGGGGACAGGCGCCCGCTCCGGCGCGGTGGTCTGGGGGAAGGGCGCTGCTCACCCTCGCCTTTCCTGCGCTCGCAGGGTTGAACGTGCCGCGCTCTAAGCGACTCTACCGAGACCTAGTGAGTCTGCAGGTGCCGGAGGAGCAGGTTCTGAACGCGGCGCTGAGGGAGAAGTTGGCGATGCTGCCGTCGCAGCCCCGAGCCCCGCCCCCGAAGGTGAAGGAAGGGATCGGGGACCTGGCTTCCTCCCCCgggctctcttcctccatccGGAATGTAACCTTGCATTGGGCCTCACCTTCCCCACAGGAGGTCCTCGGGCAGGGGCCAGACATGACCATGCTGTGCAACCCAGACTCTCTCTGTTACGAATCTCCGCACTTGACAGTGGACGGGCTGCCCCCGTTAAGGCTTCAAGCCCGGCCCCGCCCTTCAGAAGATACCTTTCTCATGCATCGGATGCTGAGGCGCTGGGAAGCGTAGCCCCCACAACTCCCCGTATTTGCCAGTCTGTACTTTCGTTAAAACTGTTTCATCATAgaataaagtttttctttttcttttttttctttttaaacaacttAGCTCCTCGTGGGAAGCTGCCTATAGGTGTAAATTTTCTTCCCTCCCCACATGGTGGCAAGTGGAAAGCCACTGTCTAAGTGTGGGGTTAGATTTTCCTTTCCACTTTAATCACCTTTGTTTTGGTTAGAATTAGAATTTCAGACTTAGTCTTACATCATGGTGCCATatcccaggacttaggaggctgaggcagaaggatcctgtGTACAAGGAGTCTGAACTATGCAAGTTATTTCTTTTAATGTGGTTTCAGGCTGGGAAggttcagctcagtggtagtatCTGGTtaagcatgtacaaagccctgatTTTAATCCCCAGAgcgtgtgtgtgcaagtgtatgcaCAGGCAATAGAATGCTTTAGATTTCCACTTGGGCTGGGTGTGGCGATGAGCACTTGTGAGGTAGACAGGTTGGGAGTTGCAGGTCAACCTAAGTTAGGGGATACTGTCTCAACCACCACCACAGGGGAAAATGCACCCTCACTCTGCCCCATTATAAGAAcaacttttaatgttttaatctatatagctctggttgtcttggaactcatgtaggctaggctggtcttgaactccgatttgcctgcctctgcttcccaagtgctaggataaaggcatgcaccactatacctggctaTTCAAATACTTCCGTTCAAAAGTATTCACCCAAATGTGGGTATTAACGTTAAATAACTGCTTGAAAGGACTTTCCCTGTTTCATTTGAGTATTGCCTGTTTTGTCTGTGACTAACAGAGTGCTCAGTGTTTGTTCAATGGTCAAGGTTCCAGCAGTCCTTGACAAACCAGTGAAGACCTTCATTTGCAAACCATCATGGGTCCTGGAGCAGGTTATTGGCTCTGGGCTCCACTTAACCCCTCTGCCAAGCCCTCCAAAGTTAGCCTTCCACCTCACACTCCCATAAACAAACACTTGCTTGGCGTttcttttggaggaaggaaagtggGACTCATTAAGCTACACACCAAAATTTTCATTACCCCTCCCCTGGGTAGTGTGTAAGGACCAGGCTCTTGGCAAGTCAGTAAGGatgttttcttagtgattgatggggataGGGCTGGCCCATTGTGGAAGGGGcaacccctgggctggtggtcctgtggtCCATAAGAAAGGCTAAACtaagcaagctatgaggagcaagtcagCTAGCAACACCCTTCCatggcatcagctcctgccttcaggtcccTGCCTTCCCCTagttgaattcctgtcctgacttcctttgatgaactGAGATGTGGAAGCTTAAGCTGaacaccctttccttcccaggactCTTGGTTCATtgttgtttcatcacagcagtagtaaccctaactaagacaggtactAACAGTCTTCCACCACGAGatactgtctcactatgcagcccacccaggctggcctcaaacctcaaGCGATCAGCCTGGGATAAAGGGTCAGTGTGCAACAACCAGCAGACCCCAGCCTCCTGAGACTCTAGGATGGGCAGAGACCACACAGTCCTACTAAGAAACTGCCAGACACAGGTGCAGGGGCCACTGCCCTAGTTATCAAGTTTATTGTGCTGTTCTCACATTCCAAACCCAGCTCCCTCTCCCACCgggggacagcagaaggaaggatttTCACAGTACCTGTGTGTCTCCTTACCAAACTTCCCCTCTAACACCCTTAGTCCATCCATGGTCCACTTAAGTGCAGCTAGGAACAAAGGCCGAGAAGCGGGAATCTCCTTTGGAGAACAGGAGGAAGGGCCTAGAGAACTGGACATTCTCCCTTCCCATGCCCTAGGAGGACAGTCAGCAAACAGTCCATGCCATCCAGCCCAGCAGGCTGGGAGAGGAAGCTGATGTAATTCCAGCACAGCTGGGCTTACTCAAGTGCCAGAGGTGTCAGGGAGAAAACTTGggagaagcaacttaagaaaagCTCTCTTTACAGATCCAAGAAAGGAAACTTTTTGGAGTTAGACAGGAAAGACCTTGGGATAATTTCCTCTTCCCCCAGGTCCTCAGGAGC
This window contains:
- the Ppp1r35 gene encoding protein phosphatase 1 regulatory subunit 35 isoform X2, producing the protein MMGYEASELESMEGEEAVEAPGPAPEPRAPEPRAPEPEPEPGLDLSLSPSPLPESPERRGGSPGRRRGRRGGSRRGRQVRFHLAPSSPVRSEPLLASGAPSDDSAAPHELEAPALQSSLALSLELQHARAAVASGQFDASKAVEEQLRKSFQTRCVLEETVAEGLNVPRSKRLYRDLVSLQVPEEQVLNAALREKLAMLPSQPRAPPPKEVLGQGPDMTMLCNPDSLCYESPHLTVDGLPPLRLQARPRPSEDTFLMHRMLRRWEA
- the Ppp1r35 gene encoding protein phosphatase 1 regulatory subunit 35 isoform X1 translates to MMGYEASELESMEGEEAVEAPGPAPEPRAPEPRAPEPEPEPGLDLSLSPSPLPESPERRGGSPGRRRGRRGGSRRGRQVSSGEAPDPCSPSVRDSAAHRSALYSQVRFHLAPSSPVRSEPLLASGAPSDDSAAPHELEAPALQSSLALSLELQHARAAVASGQFDASKAVEEQLRKSFQTRCVLEETVAEGLNVPRSKRLYRDLVSLQVPEEQVLNAALREKLAMLPSQPRAPPPKEVLGQGPDMTMLCNPDSLCYESPHLTVDGLPPLRLQARPRPSEDTFLMHRMLRRWEA